One Callospermophilus lateralis isolate mCalLat2 chromosome 6, mCalLat2.hap1, whole genome shotgun sequence genomic region harbors:
- the LOC143402143 gene encoding olfactory receptor 2W1, which yields MDQRNYSFSHGFILLGFSDHPKLEMILSGVVTIFYSITLMGNTAIILASFLDSHLHTPMYFFLRNLSFLDLCFTTTIVPQMLVNLWGPTKTISYVGCVIQLYVYMWFGSIECLLLAVMSYDRFTAICKPLHYLIIMNPHLCLKMIVMVWSISLANSVVLCTLTLNLPRCGNNLLDHFLCELPAMVKIACVDTATVEMSVFALGIIIVLTPLILILISYGCIAKAVLKMKSKAGQRKAMNTCGSHFTVVFMFYGAIIYLYLQPGNSASKDQGKFFTLFYTIITPSLNPLIYTLRNKDMKDALKKLMRVHHEAGKVKRHLKRSILE from the coding sequence ATGGACCAAAGAAATTATAGTttttcacatggttttattctactGGGCTTCTCTGACCATCCTAAACTGGAGATGATCCTGTCAGGAGTTGTCACCATCTTCTATTCTATCACATTGATGGGAAACACAGCCATCATTCTTGCATCTTTCCTGGATTCCCACCTCCACACACCAATGTACTTTTTCCTCAGGAATTTATCTTTTCTAGATCTGTGTTTCACAACCACCATTGTCCCTCAGATGCTGGTCAACTTGTGGGGACCCACAAAGACCATCAGCTACGTGGGTTGTGTCATTCAACTCTATGTTTACATGTGGTTCGGCTCCATTGAATGCCTTCTCCTGGCTGTCATGTCCTATGACCGTTTTACAGCTATTTGTAAGCCTTTGCATTATTTGATAATCATGAACCCTCATCTATGTCTCAAGATGATTGTCATGGTCTGGAGTATTAGTTTGGCCAATTCTGTAGTGTTATGTACACTCACCCTGAATTTGCCTAGATGTGGAAACAACCTTCTTGATCATTTCTTGTGTGAGTTGCCAGCTATGGTCAAGATAGCTTGTGTAGACACAGCAACAGTAGAAATGTCTGTGTTTGCTTTAGGCATTATCATTGTCCTCACACCTCTCATCCTTATCCTTATATCCTATGGCTGCATTGCCAAAGCTGTGCTGAAAATGAAATCTAAAGCTGGCCAACGCAAAGCAATGAATACCTGTGGATCTCATTTCACTGTTGTGTTCATGTTCTATGGAGCTATTATCTACTTGTACCTACAACCAGGTAACAGTGCTTCCAAGGACCAAGGAAAGTTCTTTACCCTCTTTTACACCATCATCACTCCAAGTCTCAACCCCCTCATTTACACCTTAAGGAATAAGGACATGAAGGATGCACTGAAGAAGCTGATGAGAGTTCACCATGAAGCTGGGAAAGTAAAGAGACATTTGAAGAGATCtatattagaataa